The DNA region CGATGAACAGGCCGGTCACCGGAAGCTCGGAGGTCTCACCCGTCTTGGTGTTGCGCAGGGTGAGCCCGGACAGCTTCTGGTCGCCATGCACCGTGGCGACCTCGCTGTCCCAGGCGAACGTGATCTTCGGGTCGGCGAAGGCGCGATCCTGCATCGCCTTGGAGGCACGCAGGGAGTCACGGCGGTGGATGATCGTGACCGACTTGGCGAACCGGGAGAGGAACGTCGCCTCCTCCATGGCCGTGTCGCCGCCACCGACCACAGCGATGTCCTGGTCCTTGAAGAAGAAGCCGTCGCAGGTGGCGCACCAGGAGACACCGCGTCCGGAGAGCGTGTCCTCGTTCGGAAGCCCCAGCTTGCGGTGCTGGGAGCCGGTGGTGACGATGACCGTCCTGGCGCGGTGCACCGTGCCGGCGGTGTCCGTGACCGTCTTGATGTCGCCGCTGAGGTCGACGGAGATCACGTCGTCGGGGATGAGCTCGGCACCGAAGCGCTCGGCCTGGGCGCGCATGTTGTCCATGAGCTCGGGGCCCAGGATGCCGTCCTGGAAGCCCGGGAAGTTCTCCACGTCGGTGGTGTTCATCAGCGCACCACCGGCGGTGACGGCGCCCTCGAAGACCAGCGGCTTCAGCGACGCGCGAGCGGTGTACAGGGCGGCGGTGTAACCGGCCGGCCCGGAGCCGATGATGATCACATTGCGGACGTCGCTCACGGGTTTCTTCCTCGTCTCTACGGACTGCCTACTGCCTACTGGGGTCGGTTCACGACTCTCACCCCACCCAACGGATCCTACGGGGCACACATTCCCGAAGTGCCGGATCGGCTTCCAGGTGCTTCCCGGCGGGGCTCTCAGGGGCGTGTGTACGCCTGGGAGAGCAGAAGGCGGCCCTTCGCCGGGGGGGTGATCCCGACGCACGTGGCATCCACGACATAGGCCTGGACCCGGTTCGGGTCACTGGCGTGCGGCAGGACCACGAGGAAGGCGGAAGTGCCCTGGTAGGTGCCCTCGTTCACGGCGAGGGCGGGAGCGTCGCGCCCAGTGCCCTGTTGGACGCACGGCGGTACGTCCGCGACAGGCGCGAGCAGCGGGCTGCCGACGGCAGCGGGGCCGGAAGGCGTGTTCCGCGGTGACGACTGGGCGTCCATCGACGGCTCGTGTGTACCGGGGTCGGACGTCCCGGCACCAGGGGCCTGGGACAGGGGGGCCTCGGATGCGGGGGTTGCTTCCTTGAGGAGGGCATGGACCTGGACTCCGAGGGTGCCGTCGGCGAAGTCGTGGGTACTGTCCGTCCTGATTCCGGCACCTTGGTCGGTCGTCTTCAGCGCTGAGGTCTCGCTCGTCTGCACCGACTGAAGGAGGAAGACACTCACCCCCACCACTGCGGCTCCGAACGCGGTTCCGAGTATCAGAGCGTGGCGACGACGCCGAGCCGAGCGCCGGCCGGGTCCGGAAGCCCGCCGAGGATGCCCGGAGGGCCGGACGGTGGTAGGTGCGCCCATCGGCTGATGACGTGTTTCACGTGGAACCGCGTGCGCGAAGGTCCGTGACTCCCGCGCGGCAAGGGACTCAGTCGCCAGCGCGGCGTCGATGCGGTCGGTGAACTCCTCAGGCATCCGCAGGGGCCGGGGCACGTTTCCGAGCAGCGAGCGGATGTCTTCCAGCGAGTCATGCACGTCGCCGCACGGTGTGCAGGCATCGAGGTGCTGACGGAGGGCCGAGGCGCGAGGGGCGGGCACGAGCCCTTCGGCGAGGTCGGAGAGCTCCGAGACGTCCGGGTGCTGGATCGTGCCGGCCGTGTCAGCCGCGGATGTCATCCGTGACCACCTCCTCCCTTCGTGACAGCGGGGTCATGCGCGCCTGCTTCTCGTGGTGCCGACGGTGCTGGGACGGATGCCCCTCGCGTCCGGTTCCTCTCCATGACGTCGATTCCGCTCTCCCCCGCCCCGTTCCGTAGATGCGTGAGCAGGGGAAGCAGTCTGGCCCTGCCTCGTGCGCAGCGGCTCTTGACCGTGCCGGTCGGGATGTCGAGGATGCGGGCGGCCTCCGCGACGGGGTAGGCCTGCATGTCCACCAGGACGAGGGCCGCCCGTTGCTCGACGGGGAGAGTGGCCAGGGCGGCGAGCAGTTCGCGGTGCAGATCCTGCCGCTCGGCGGGCGCCTCGGCGGATTCGTGTGGCTCCATGAGCTGGTCGAGCCGTTCGGCGTCGTCCACCGGCGCTGTCTTGCGTGAGGCGGCCTTTCGGACCCGGTCCAGGCACGCGTTGACGGTGATCCGGTGCAGCCAGGTGGTGACGGCGGACTGGCCTCGGAAGGTGTGGGCGGCCCGGAAGGCGGATACGAGAGCGTCCTGCACGGCGTCGGCCGCTTCCTCACGGTCGCCGAGTGTCCGTAGGGCCACCGCCCAGAGACGGTCCCGATGACGGCGAACGAGTTCACCGAAGGCGTCCGGTTCGCCTGCGACATGCTGTTCCAGGAGAACCTGGTCACTGGTGTCGGCGAATCTGGCGTCGTCCAACGGTGAGCCCCCTCCCCCGGACCGTCAGCTGGTGACCTTGATGTCCGCGACCTTGCCCCGGTATTTGCCGTCGTCGCTGCTGTAGGGCAGCTTCGTCAGCCAGACCAGAAGGTAGCGTGCCTGGACCGGCTTGTCGGCCGTGAGGGACACCTTCGTTCCGGTTCCGCGGGCGACCGTGGTGAATCCGCCCGGCATCTGGGGGATCGAGGAGCTGTCCGTGGTCCGCAGCTCGACCGAGGTCTCGCCACCGAGGAACGACACGTCGACCTTGCTCACGCGCTGCACCTCGCCCAGGTCGAGAACGACGCCGACGCCCTCCTTCAGCTTGCCGAAGTCCGCGGTGTAGTAACCGTCCGTGGGCCAGTAGGAACCGGTGTCCCCGTCGTAGGCGTTCTTCAGCGAGTCCGGCTTCTCGACGCCGTTGCCCAGGGGGTCGTAGTCCTTCGCGCCGATGATGGAGACGGGCTTGCTGGGCTCGGGTTCCTTGTTGTCGTCGCTGTCGTTCTCGGTGTTCTGCGTGGTGGTCGGCTCGTTGGTGTCGTTGCTGCGGTCGAGGACGGTTTCCGCGAGCTGCCAGCTGCCGAGTCCGAGCGCTGCGATGAGGAGGGCCGACACCGCCCACTTGAGGACTTTGCCGGTGCGGCTCTGGAGCGGGGGCGGCGGAGCCTGGACGATCGGCTGCGTGGCAGCGGCGGGGACGGCCGAAGGCCGCCCGAACGTGCCCTGTTGGTAGGTGGTCCGCTGGTACTCGGGCGGCGCGGTGAAGGCGGGTTCCGGAGGCAGGACGCGTGGCATGGCCGCGACCGCCTTGGCCAGCTCGTCGGGTGTGGTGCACGGCTGTTCCTGCCGCGACGCGGTGGCGCCGTCGTTGGCGAGCGCGCGCATGGCGAGCTCCGACAGCCCCCGGTGGACGCCCGCGCGTACCTGGTCGGGCGGGATCAGCCCCAGGTCCTTGGGGAGGCCGGAGAGCCCGTAGGCGTCGTTCTCGTACGGCCAGCGGCGGGTCAGAGCCGCGTACAGGAGTGCTCCGACGGCTTCCGTGTCGGTCCGCGACGGGCGCTCCGCGGTGACGCCGCGCAGTGCGGCGTTCACGGCGAGCCCGCGGATCCGGTACTGACCGGTGGAGCTGCGCAGTACGGCACCCGGAGTGAGCCGCAGATGCGAGAGGCCCTCTCGGTGGGCGGCGGCCATGGCCTGGGAGATCTGGCTCACGAGCTGGTATGCGTCGTGTGCCTCCAGCGGCCCCGCGGCGAGCAGCGCGGTGAGCTCCGTGGCGTCCGGGAGCCATTCGTGGACGACGTAGACGAGGTCGTCCTCCTCCACGGCGTCCAGGACCTGGACGAAGCGGGGGTCTCCCAGCAGGGCGGAGGAGCGGGCGGCGGCGAGAACCGAACGGGCGCGTGGGTGGTCGGCGGGGAGCAGATGCACGCCTACCGCGCGGCGCAGCTTCTCGTCGACGGCACGCCAGCTGCTGAATCCGTCCAGTCGGGTGACGCACTCCTCGAGGCGGTAGCGCTTGGCCAGCTTGTGACCGCTGTGCAGATCGGGGGCCGGCGGTACGGCGTCCGGGCCCGCCTGCCCGTTGTCCGGGCCCGCCTGTCCGCCGTTCGCATCGTCCGGGTCTGCGCCCTTGGTGTGGGCTTGGGCCGTTCCGTCGGCCGTGGCTTCATCCGCCTTGGCGGTCAGCGGCTTGTCGCCGCTGTTGTCGGCCACGTCGACGGCAGCCGTGCTACGTTCCGCCACCGTCGTTCCTGCCTCCCCATCCGTTGCGCGATGCCAGCCAGCTCTGCACAGGCCAATTGTGCCCACACTCCGGTGCTATGCACGACACGCGGAGTCCGGTGATGGTTGTGCGGCTCGTGGGACTTCAGCGTCCGAGTCGTCCCCGGACCATGCCGACCATGCCGTTGAGCTCCTCGATACGCATCTTTCTCGCCGCGACGAAGAAGACGCCCAACAGGACCACCGTGCCGCAGACCAGGGCCACCACCGAACCGCCGGCCCCCTCGCCGAGCGCCTTGAGCAGGGCGAAGCCCACGGCACCGCCGAGCACCGCCGCGGGGACCGCGGCCAGGCAGAGACGGGCGTAGGTACGCACCACACGGGCGCCGTCGAGGTCGCCTCCGAGCCGGTTGCGCAGCCGGCGCCAGGCGACACCGACGCCGACCGCGTAGGCGAGGCCGTAGGCGCCCGCCATTCCGATGACCGCCCACCGGGCCGGCAGGACCACGTAGCACAGGGCCGAGAACGCCGCGTTGACCGCCGCCACGATGACGGTGTTGTAGAAGGGGGTGCGGGTGTCCTCGTAGGCGTAGAAGCCACGCAGCACGACGTACTGCACGGAGTACGGGATGAGGCCGAGTCCGAACGCCATCAGGATGAAGCCCATGGACCGTGCCGCATCGGTGCCGCTGGAGGCGTAGAGCAGGGTGCACATCGGCAGACCGAGGGCGAGGAAGGTGAACGCGACCGGCACGATCGCCACAGCGGAGTTGCGAAGCCCCTGAGAGATGTCGTCGCGGACGGCCCCGGGGTCGTTGTCATGGGCGGCGCGGGAGATGCGGGGCAGCAGGGCCGCCATGACCGAGACGGTGATGATCGCCTGGGGCATGCCCCAGATGAGCTGGGCGTTGGAGTAGGCGAGGAAGCCCGTGCCGTTCTTCCCGGAGAGCTTGCCGGCCGAGGTCGCCAGCTGGGTGACCACGATGACGCCGGCCTGGTTGGCCAGCACGAAGAGGACCGTCCACTTGGCGAGCTTGATCGTCTTGCCGAGCCCGTGGCCCCTCCAGTCGAAGCGCGGGCGGAAGCGGAACCCCGCCTCGCGGAGGTAGGGGATCATCGCCAGTGCCTGGACGATCAGACCCAGCAGCGTGCCGATGCCCAGCAGGCGGACGCCTTCCGGCGGGATCGTCTCGACGCCCATGCGCGACTCGGCCGACGTGCCGTAGACCCAGATGAACAGCCCGAACGTGACGATCATGACGATGTTGTTGAGGACCGGGGTCCACATCATCGCCCCGAACTTGCCACGGGCGTTGAGGATCTGGCCCATCACCACATGGACGCCCATGAAGAAGATGGTCGGCAGGCAGTAGCGGGCGAAGGTGACGGCCACGCTGTTGGCCGCGGCGTCGTTCGCGATGGTCGGCGACATCATGTGGATGAGCCACGGGGAGGCGAGGACGGCGACCGCCACGATCCCGCCGAGCGTCACCATCACAAGGGTGAGGAGGCGGTTGGCGTAGGCCTCGCCGCCGTCCGCGTCGTCCTTCATGGACCGGACGAGCTGGGGTACGAAGACCGAGTTCAGCCCCCCGCCCACGGTGAGGATGTAGATCATCGTCGGCAGGGTGTAGGCGATCGTGAAGCTGTCACCGAGGAGTGCGGCGCCGAGAGCGGCGGTGATGACCAGGCTGCGGACGAATCCGGTGAGCCGGGACACCAGGGTGCCGGCCGCCATCAGCGCGCTTGACTTCAGTATCCCGGAGGCACGGCCCCCGGACTTCGGAGGTACGGGGGCCGGAGGGGCTTCGGGCTCGGCCGGCGGCCCGGGAGGCCGCCCCAGGTCCTGCTGGTCGCGGAAGAGGTGGGCGAAGGCGTCGGGCTCCGCCGGCTGGTCCGCCGCCCGGGTGACGAGGTCGTCCACCCCCACGTACTGGGTGGTCGCCGCGTCGTCCCCGTACGGAAGGTGCCGGGAAGGGCCTGCGGGCTCCGGTGGCGGCGTCTGCGCCCAGAGACGGGGGTCCGGGGGGTACTGGGCGGCGGGAGGCTGCTGGTAGAGCGCCTGCGGCTCCTGATAGGTACCGGGGGGCGGCGGCGGGTGGGCGGCACGATCGTAGAGGGCCTCGGCGACCGGGTCCTGAGCGGCGAGATCCTGGGACCGGTACGGATCGTGGCCGTACGCGTGCTGCAGGTACGGGTCGGGCGTGCCCCCGTCCTGGCCGGTGCCCGGAGGCACCGGCGGACCGCTGGACGACCCAGCTCCGCCCGCGCCTTGGCCGCGGTCACCGTCGTACGGCGCGTTCATCGAAACCCCACCTCATTGTCCCCGGCCGACCGGCCCCGACAGACATCGCTCAACGGTCCACTTTCTCACCCGTTCCCGACGGGTCCCCGCTTTCCGGACCGGTGTCCGGTGTCGGGTCACTCGGCTGCTCGGGTTCGCCGTCGCCGTTCTCCTCCGGGCCGCCCGCCGCCGCGCGCTTGCGCTGGGTGTACATCCTGATCCCCGCCAGGACGAGCAGCAGAAGCCCGCCCGCGATCACCAGGAGAACCGTAGGCGTGATCTCGGAGACCTTCACCGTGAAGGTCATCTCCTCGCCGTACGGCGT from Streptomyces sp. NBC_01754 includes:
- the sigM gene encoding RNA polymerase sigma factor SigM, producing MDDARFADTSDQVLLEQHVAGEPDAFGELVRRHRDRLWAVALRTLGDREEAADAVQDALVSAFRAAHTFRGQSAVTTWLHRITVNACLDRVRKAASRKTAPVDDAERLDQLMEPHESAEAPAERQDLHRELLAALATLPVEQRAALVLVDMQAYPVAEAARILDIPTGTVKSRCARGRARLLPLLTHLRNGAGESGIDVMERNRTRGASVPAPSAPREAGAHDPAVTKGGGGHG
- the trxB gene encoding thioredoxin-disulfide reductase; amino-acid sequence: MSDVRNVIIIGSGPAGYTAALYTARASLKPLVFEGAVTAGGALMNTTDVENFPGFQDGILGPELMDNMRAQAERFGAELIPDDVISVDLSGDIKTVTDTAGTVHRARTVIVTTGSQHRKLGLPNEDTLSGRGVSWCATCDGFFFKDQDIAVVGGGDTAMEEATFLSRFAKSVTIIHRRDSLRASKAMQDRAFADPKITFAWDSEVATVHGDQKLSGLTLRNTKTGETSELPVTGLFIAVGHDPRTELFKGQLELDDEGYLKVEAPSTQTNVQGVFGAGDVVDHTYRQAITAAGTGCSAALDAERFLAALADEKPAEPEKTPAV
- the murJ gene encoding murein biosynthesis integral membrane protein MurJ — translated: MNAPYDGDRGQGAGGAGSSSGPPVPPGTGQDGGTPDPYLQHAYGHDPYRSQDLAAQDPVAEALYDRAAHPPPPPGTYQEPQALYQQPPAAQYPPDPRLWAQTPPPEPAGPSRHLPYGDDAATTQYVGVDDLVTRAADQPAEPDAFAHLFRDQQDLGRPPGPPAEPEAPPAPVPPKSGGRASGILKSSALMAAGTLVSRLTGFVRSLVITAALGAALLGDSFTIAYTLPTMIYILTVGGGLNSVFVPQLVRSMKDDADGGEAYANRLLTLVMVTLGGIVAVAVLASPWLIHMMSPTIANDAAANSVAVTFARYCLPTIFFMGVHVVMGQILNARGKFGAMMWTPVLNNIVMIVTFGLFIWVYGTSAESRMGVETIPPEGVRLLGIGTLLGLIVQALAMIPYLREAGFRFRPRFDWRGHGLGKTIKLAKWTVLFVLANQAGVIVVTQLATSAGKLSGKNGTGFLAYSNAQLIWGMPQAIITVSVMAALLPRISRAAHDNDPGAVRDDISQGLRNSAVAIVPVAFTFLALGLPMCTLLYASSGTDAARSMGFILMAFGLGLIPYSVQYVVLRGFYAYEDTRTPFYNTVIVAAVNAAFSALCYVVLPARWAVIGMAGAYGLAYAVGVGVAWRRLRNRLGGDLDGARVVRTYARLCLAAVPAAVLGGAVGFALLKALGEGAGGSVVALVCGTVVLLGVFFVAARKMRIEELNGMVGMVRGRLGR
- a CDS encoding anti-sigma factor family protein, giving the protein MTSAADTAGTIQHPDVSELSDLAEGLVPAPRASALRQHLDACTPCGDVHDSLEDIRSLLGNVPRPLRMPEEFTDRIDAALATESLAARESRTFAHAVPRETRHQPMGAPTTVRPSGHPRRASGPGRRSARRRRHALILGTAFGAAVVGVSVFLLQSVQTSETSALKTTDQGAGIRTDSTHDFADGTLGVQVHALLKEATPASEAPLSQAPGAGTSDPGTHEPSMDAQSSPRNTPSGPAAVGSPLLAPVADVPPCVQQGTGRDAPALAVNEGTYQGTSAFLVVLPHASDPNRVQAYVVDATCVGITPPAKGRLLLSQAYTRP
- a CDS encoding serine/threonine protein kinase, encoding MAERSTAAVDVADNSGDKPLTAKADEATADGTAQAHTKGADPDDANGGQAGPDNGQAGPDAVPPAPDLHSGHKLAKRYRLEECVTRLDGFSSWRAVDEKLRRAVGVHLLPADHPRARSVLAAARSSALLGDPRFVQVLDAVEEDDLVYVVHEWLPDATELTALLAAGPLEAHDAYQLVSQISQAMAAAHREGLSHLRLTPGAVLRSSTGQYRIRGLAVNAALRGVTAERPSRTDTEAVGALLYAALTRRWPYENDAYGLSGLPKDLGLIPPDQVRAGVHRGLSELAMRALANDGATASRQEQPCTTPDELAKAVAAMPRVLPPEPAFTAPPEYQRTTYQQGTFGRPSAVPAAATQPIVQAPPPPLQSRTGKVLKWAVSALLIAALGLGSWQLAETVLDRSNDTNEPTTTQNTENDSDDNKEPEPSKPVSIIGAKDYDPLGNGVEKPDSLKNAYDGDTGSYWPTDGYYTADFGKLKEGVGVVLDLGEVQRVSKVDVSFLGGETSVELRTTDSSSIPQMPGGFTTVARGTGTKVSLTADKPVQARYLLVWLTKLPYSSDDGKYRGKVADIKVTS